One genomic window of Streptomonospora nanhaiensis includes the following:
- a CDS encoding (deoxy)nucleoside triphosphate pyrophosphohydrolase, with protein MTWTQIVVGAAIVRGGAVLAAQRSHPAAARGRWELPGGKVDPGETDTVALVRECEEELGVIIRPLLRIGSDVAFPPRPGGPPAVLRVWLAELPEGQPEPEPREHLALRWLGARALADVDWLPADRPFLDPIRVHLES; from the coding sequence GTGACCTGGACCCAGATCGTCGTGGGCGCCGCCATCGTGCGCGGCGGCGCGGTACTGGCCGCCCAGCGCTCCCACCCGGCCGCCGCGCGCGGGCGCTGGGAGCTGCCCGGAGGCAAGGTGGACCCCGGCGAGACCGACACCGTCGCCCTCGTGCGCGAGTGCGAGGAGGAGCTGGGCGTGATCATCCGCCCGCTGCTGCGCATCGGCTCCGACGTCGCCTTCCCGCCGCGCCCCGGCGGCCCGCCCGCCGTGCTGCGCGTGTGGCTGGCCGAGCTGCCCGAGGGCCAGCCCGAGCCCGAGCCGCGCGAGCACCTGGCGCTGCGCTGGCTGGGCGCCCGCGCCCTCGCCGACGTGGACTGGCTGCCCGCCGACCGGCCGTTCCTGGACCCGATCCGGGTCCACCTGGAGAGCTGA
- the typA gene encoding translational GTPase TypA, translated as MSSATTVDGSARRTDIRNVAIVAHVDHGKTTLVDAMLWQSGVFRANQDVDERVMDSNDLEREKGITILAKNTAVHYTTPDGDDVVINIIDTPGHADFGGEVERGLSMVDGVVLLVDASEGPLPQTRFVLRKALAAKLPVILVINKVDRPDSRIAEVVDDTYELFLDLDADESQIEFPIVYACARDGKASLERPDNGQVPDSPDLTPLFRTILETIPAPEYTPGAPLQAHVTNLDASPFLGRLALCRVHQGEIVKGQQAAWIRGDGSVQQVRITELLMTEALERKPAEKAGPGDIIAIAGIPDIMIGETLADPEDPRPLPLITVDEPAISMTIGTNTSPLVGRVKGAKVTARLVKDRLDRELVGNVSLRVLPTERPDAWEVQGRGELALAILVEQMRREGYELTVGKPQVVTREIDGKLHEPVERLTVDAPEEYLGAITQMLSVRKGRMEQMTNHGTGWVRMDWLVPSRGLIGFRTEFLTETRGTGIAHHVFETFEPWFGDLRTRPTGSLVADRSGQAMAYAMFNLQERGILFVDPGTEVYEGMIVGENSRADDMDVNITKEKKLTNMRSSTGEELERLVPPRRLSLEQALEFCREDECVEVTPDAVRIRKVVLDSKERGRMAARTKRG; from the coding sequence ATGTCCAGCGCCACGACCGTCGACGGCTCCGCACGTCGGACTGACATCCGCAACGTCGCCATCGTCGCCCACGTCGACCACGGCAAGACCACCCTCGTCGATGCCATGCTCTGGCAGTCGGGTGTCTTCCGGGCAAACCAGGACGTGGACGAGCGCGTCATGGACTCCAACGACCTGGAGCGCGAGAAGGGCATCACCATTCTCGCCAAGAACACCGCCGTCCACTACACCACGCCCGACGGCGACGACGTCGTCATCAACATCATCGACACCCCCGGCCACGCCGACTTCGGCGGCGAGGTCGAGCGCGGGCTGTCCATGGTCGACGGCGTGGTGCTGCTGGTCGACGCCAGCGAGGGCCCGCTGCCCCAGACCCGGTTCGTGCTGCGCAAGGCCCTGGCCGCCAAGCTCCCGGTGATCCTGGTGATCAACAAGGTCGACCGCCCCGACAGCCGCATCGCCGAGGTCGTCGACGACACCTACGAGCTGTTCCTGGACCTCGACGCCGACGAGTCCCAGATCGAGTTTCCGATCGTCTACGCCTGCGCCCGCGACGGCAAGGCCTCGCTGGAGCGCCCCGACAACGGCCAGGTGCCCGACAGCCCCGACCTCACCCCGCTGTTCCGCACCATCCTGGAGACCATCCCGGCGCCCGAGTACACCCCCGGCGCCCCGCTGCAGGCGCACGTCACCAACCTCGACGCCTCGCCGTTCCTGGGCCGCCTGGCGCTGTGCCGGGTGCACCAGGGCGAGATCGTCAAGGGCCAGCAGGCGGCGTGGATCCGCGGCGACGGCAGCGTCCAGCAGGTGCGCATCACCGAGCTGCTGATGACCGAGGCCCTGGAGCGCAAGCCCGCCGAGAAGGCCGGCCCCGGCGACATCATCGCGATCGCCGGCATCCCCGACATCATGATCGGCGAGACCCTGGCCGATCCCGAGGACCCCCGCCCGCTGCCGCTGATCACGGTCGACGAGCCCGCGATCTCCATGACCATCGGCACCAACACCTCGCCCCTGGTGGGCCGGGTCAAGGGCGCCAAGGTCACCGCGCGGCTGGTCAAGGACCGCCTCGACCGCGAACTCGTCGGCAACGTCAGCCTGCGCGTGCTGCCCACCGAGCGCCCCGACGCCTGGGAGGTCCAGGGCCGCGGCGAACTCGCCCTGGCGATCCTGGTCGAGCAGATGCGCCGCGAGGGCTACGAGCTGACCGTGGGCAAGCCCCAGGTGGTCACCCGCGAGATCGACGGCAAGCTGCACGAGCCCGTCGAGCGGCTGACCGTCGACGCCCCCGAGGAGTACCTGGGCGCCATCACCCAGATGCTCAGCGTCCGCAAGGGCCGCATGGAGCAGATGACCAACCACGGCACCGGCTGGGTGCGCATGGACTGGCTGGTGCCCTCGCGCGGTCTGATCGGCTTCCGCACCGAGTTCCTCACCGAGACCCGGGGCACCGGCATCGCCCACCACGTGTTCGAGACCTTCGAGCCGTGGTTCGGCGACCTGCGCACCCGCCCCACCGGCTCCCTCGTGGCCGACCGCTCCGGCCAGGCCATGGCCTACGCCATGTTCAACCTGCAGGAGCGCGGCATCCTGTTCGTCGACCCCGGCACCGAGGTCTACGAGGGCATGATCGTCGGCGAGAACTCCCGCGCCGACGACATGGACGTCAACATCACCAAGGAGAAGAAGCTCACCAACATGCGCTCCTCCACCGGTGAGGAGCTGGAGCGGCTGGTGCCGCCGCGCCGGCTGTCGCTGGAGCAGGCGCTGGAGTTCTGCCGCGAGGACGAGTGCGTCGAGGTCACCCCCGACGCCGTGCGCATCCGCAAGGTCGTCCTCGACTCCAAGGAGCGCGGCCGCATGGCCGCCCGCACCAAGCGCGGCTGA
- a CDS encoding FAD-dependent monooxygenase produces MADPHAVVVGGGIAGLAAALALHRVGWAVTVCERAPVLEFADHAVALAPNALRALDTLDVGEDVRKRSAHQGIAALRRQDGRWLLRTTPEQARRRHGDPVCVLRRAELCGVLLERLPAAAVRTGTTATAVEPGDTRRPARVVTDAADHTADLVVLADGARSRLRAELFLEHPGAVYAGFAWLSAVVPSPGPGLPFAETWGQGGIAGVLPLTGDEVYCYATANAPAGERAEDERGALLARLADWHAPLPALAAAARPEAVRRTDVWHVDTPLPAYHKGRVALVGDTAHAMTPNLGQGAAQALEDAVVLAHHISGSMAYVPTALQSYTDARLPRTSALVQRSAQLAEAVQSDSPLAARVRDTAAGALGLVAPRLLARYTRPADDWRPPAEG; encoded by the coding sequence ATGGCAGATCCGCACGCGGTGGTGGTCGGCGGCGGGATCGCCGGACTGGCCGCCGCGCTGGCGCTGCACCGGGTGGGCTGGGCCGTGACCGTGTGTGAGCGCGCCCCCGTGCTGGAGTTCGCCGACCACGCGGTCGCCCTCGCGCCCAACGCCCTGCGCGCCCTGGACACCCTCGACGTCGGCGAGGACGTCCGCAAGCGCTCCGCGCACCAGGGCATCGCGGCGCTGCGCCGCCAGGACGGCCGCTGGCTGCTGCGCACCACGCCCGAGCAGGCGCGGCGCCGCCACGGCGACCCCGTGTGCGTACTGCGCCGGGCCGAGCTGTGCGGTGTGCTGCTGGAGCGGCTGCCGGCGGCGGCCGTGCGCACCGGCACCACCGCCACCGCCGTCGAACCCGGCGACACCCGCCGCCCCGCCCGCGTCGTGACCGACGCCGCCGACCACACCGCCGACCTCGTGGTGCTGGCCGACGGCGCCCGGTCCCGGCTGCGCGCCGAACTGTTCCTGGAGCACCCCGGTGCGGTCTACGCCGGGTTCGCCTGGCTGAGCGCCGTGGTGCCCAGCCCCGGCCCCGGCCTCCCCTTCGCCGAGACCTGGGGGCAGGGCGGGATCGCCGGGGTGCTGCCGCTGACCGGCGACGAGGTCTACTGCTACGCCACCGCCAACGCGCCGGCGGGCGAGCGCGCCGAGGACGAGCGCGGCGCGCTCCTGGCCCGGCTGGCCGACTGGCACGCGCCGCTGCCCGCGCTCGCGGCCGCCGCCCGCCCCGAGGCGGTGCGGCGCACCGACGTCTGGCACGTCGACACCCCGCTGCCCGCCTACCACAAGGGCCGCGTGGCGCTGGTGGGCGACACCGCCCACGCCATGACCCCCAACCTCGGCCAGGGCGCCGCCCAGGCGCTGGAGGACGCGGTCGTGCTGGCCCACCACATCAGCGGGTCCATGGCCTACGTGCCGACCGCGCTGCAGTCCTACACCGACGCCCGGCTGCCGCGCACCAGCGCGCTGGTGCAGCGCTCGGCGCAGCTGGCCGAGGCGGTGCAGAGCGACTCCCCGCTGGCGGCGCGGGTGCGCGACACCGCCGCCGGCGCGCTGGGCCTGGTGGCGCCGCGCCTGCTGGCCCGCTACACCCGCCCCGCCGACGACTGGCGCCCGCCCGCGGAGGGCTGA
- a CDS encoding DUF4178 domain-containing protein, whose product MPNSSLILPVVAVLLAAAAVAVAAVVLRNARRRPESAPRPSPPADPFADIGETQGDPLGLKVGDMLDFGVERTWIRGTLRLAEGGAVWAEHFIEVEGGRRWLSVEQDPDVQMALWTGRPDLDLTPHGPEVELDGVRYRLTERGSASYRSEGTTGLRAEGGMDYADYESADGRLLSFERFDHGRWEPSTGVPITRAEFTVYPGGG is encoded by the coding sequence ATGCCGAACTCCTCCCTGATCCTGCCTGTGGTCGCGGTGCTGCTGGCCGCCGCAGCGGTCGCCGTGGCCGCGGTGGTGCTGCGCAACGCGCGCCGCCGCCCGGAGTCCGCTCCCCGGCCGTCCCCTCCGGCCGACCCGTTCGCCGACATCGGCGAGACCCAGGGCGACCCCCTGGGCCTCAAGGTCGGCGACATGCTCGACTTCGGCGTCGAACGCACCTGGATCCGCGGCACCCTGCGGCTGGCCGAGGGCGGCGCCGTGTGGGCCGAGCACTTCATCGAGGTCGAGGGCGGCCGGCGGTGGCTCTCGGTGGAGCAGGACCCCGACGTGCAGATGGCGCTGTGGACCGGCCGCCCCGACCTCGACCTCACCCCGCACGGCCCCGAGGTCGAGCTCGACGGTGTCCGCTACCGGCTCACCGAGCGCGGCAGCGCCTCCTACCGCTCCGAGGGCACCACCGGGCTGCGCGCCGAGGGCGGCATGGACTACGCCGACTACGAGTCCGCGGACGGCCGCCTGCTCTCCTTCGAGCGGTTCGACCACGGCCGGTGGGAGCCCAGCACCGGCGTGCCGATCACCCGCGCGGAGTTCACCGTCTACCCCGGGGGTGGCTGA
- a CDS encoding DUF2617 family protein produces MATALSAPFVDTRAADLTWTLAAPALPALLTRTRRVAGHRVELRVLGASHQVVLAAPGAAAPLLTETVACLPGTPGGLPGHTRPAVAGLAAYTFTSSVATLARTAFADRVERVRVRVEGDPGGVAAAFPGDPHAVTALLPEAAAPGRVRWRTWHAYPQTGELVTTTTTCDLPLAHHRSGKDA; encoded by the coding sequence GTGGCCACCGCGCTGTCCGCCCCCTTCGTCGACACCCGCGCCGCCGACCTCACCTGGACGCTGGCCGCCCCCGCGCTGCCCGCGCTGCTGACCCGGACCCGCCGCGTGGCCGGCCACCGGGTGGAGCTGCGCGTGCTCGGCGCCTCCCACCAGGTGGTGCTGGCCGCGCCCGGCGCGGCCGCGCCGCTGCTGACCGAGACCGTCGCCTGCCTGCCCGGCACCCCGGGCGGACTTCCCGGGCACACGCGTCCCGCGGTCGCCGGGCTCGCCGCCTACACCTTCACCAGCTCCGTCGCCACCCTGGCCCGCACCGCGTTCGCCGACCGGGTGGAGCGCGTCCGCGTCCGGGTCGAGGGCGATCCGGGCGGTGTGGCCGCGGCTTTCCCCGGCGACCCGCACGCCGTCACCGCGCTGCTGCCGGAGGCCGCGGCCCCCGGGCGCGTGCGGTGGCGGACCTGGCACGCCTACCCCCAGACGGGGGAGCTGGTCACCACCACGACCACCTGCGACCTCCCCCTCGCCCACCACCGGTCCGGAAAGGACGCGTGA
- a CDS encoding DUF350 domain-containing protein translates to MSILLYEAAASLAYGVLGIVLMVLGYLVVDLLTPGKLHELVWEHRNRNASLLLATNLLGVAIVVATAIYVSTGGLAVGLASAGVYGLIGLALMAASFLLIDAITPGRLGDVLTADETHPAVWVNCSAHVAIAVMVAAAIS, encoded by the coding sequence ATGTCGATCCTCCTCTACGAAGCCGCCGCCAGCCTGGCCTACGGCGTCCTCGGTATCGTGCTCATGGTGCTCGGCTACCTGGTCGTGGACCTGCTCACCCCCGGCAAGCTGCATGAACTGGTCTGGGAGCACCGCAACCGCAACGCCTCGCTGCTGCTGGCCACCAACCTGCTGGGCGTGGCCATCGTGGTCGCCACCGCCATCTACGTCAGCACCGGCGGCCTGGCCGTCGGCCTGGCCAGCGCGGGCGTCTACGGCCTGATCGGGCTGGCCCTGATGGCGGCGTCCTTCCTGCTGATCGACGCCATCACCCCGGGCCGGCTCGGCGACGTCCTCACGGCCGACGAGACCCACCCCGCCGTGTGGGTGAACTGCTCCGCCCACGTGGCCATCGCGGTCATGGTCGCCGCGGCCATCTCCTGA
- a CDS encoding polyamine aminopropyltransferase, with translation MAAVDHPAAASGTARRPPGLPVPPRAARLLVLFAVFVCAACGLVYELALVALGSYLLGDTVVQASVVLAVMVFAMGIGSLLSKRLTGRPAFWFAVIEGGLSIVGGLSVPVLYAAFAWFSLYQPALVLLASLIGALIGAEIPLLMALIQRIRRQEAADAAADMFAADYVGGLLGGLAFPFALLPVFGLLKGTLLVGALNAVVGVLVVLWLFRGTLSPRGRALPAVGLVVVLAVLAASFALADRFEISARQALYRDPIVHAQRSEYQEIVVTQTLSGADTRLFLNGDLQFSSLDEYRYHESLVHPAMNGPHGDVLVLGGGDGLAVRELLGYADVASVTLVDLDPAVTRLARTMPEIRALNGGALDDERVRIVHADAFTWLRDNRDRFDVILADMPDPDDAATAKLYSAEFYTLARGALAERGRMAVQAGSPYFAPEAFWSVGAGLRAAGWAATPYNVDVPSFGNWGFFLAAPRERGAPAVALPEEHPPLRFLDAATLRAAQTFPKDRRPTGSEPSTLLRPRILDYERGAWEGY, from the coding sequence ATGGCCGCGGTGGACCACCCCGCCGCAGCCTCCGGAACCGCCCGGCGGCCGCCGGGCCTGCCGGTGCCGCCCCGCGCCGCGCGGCTGCTCGTGCTGTTCGCGGTCTTCGTGTGCGCCGCGTGCGGCCTCGTCTACGAACTGGCGCTGGTGGCGCTGGGCAGCTACCTGCTGGGCGACACCGTCGTGCAGGCGTCGGTGGTGCTGGCGGTGATGGTGTTCGCCATGGGCATCGGCTCGCTGCTGTCCAAGCGGCTCACCGGCCGCCCGGCGTTCTGGTTCGCCGTCATCGAGGGGGGCCTGTCGATCGTCGGCGGGCTGTCGGTGCCGGTGCTTTACGCCGCCTTCGCCTGGTTCTCGCTGTACCAGCCGGCGCTGGTGCTGCTCGCCTCGCTCATCGGCGCCCTCATCGGCGCCGAGATCCCGCTGCTGATGGCGCTGATCCAGCGGATCCGCCGCCAGGAGGCCGCCGACGCGGCGGCCGACATGTTCGCCGCCGACTACGTGGGCGGCCTGCTGGGCGGCCTGGCGTTCCCCTTTGCGCTGCTGCCGGTGTTCGGCCTGCTCAAGGGCACCCTGCTGGTGGGCGCGCTCAACGCCGTGGTCGGCGTGCTGGTGGTGCTGTGGCTGTTCCGCGGCACGCTGTCCCCGCGCGGCCGCGCCCTGCCCGCCGTCGGCCTGGTGGTGGTCCTGGCGGTGCTGGCGGCCTCGTTCGCGCTCGCCGACCGCTTCGAGATCAGCGCGCGCCAGGCCCTCTACCGCGACCCGATCGTGCACGCCCAGCGGTCGGAGTACCAGGAGATCGTGGTCACCCAGACCCTCTCGGGCGCCGACACCCGGCTGTTCCTCAACGGCGACCTCCAGTTCAGCTCGCTGGACGAGTACCGCTACCACGAGTCGCTCGTGCACCCCGCCATGAACGGCCCGCACGGCGACGTGCTCGTGCTGGGCGGCGGCGACGGCCTGGCCGTGCGCGAACTCCTGGGCTACGCCGACGTCGCGTCGGTCACCCTGGTCGACCTGGACCCCGCCGTCACGCGGCTGGCCCGCACCATGCCCGAGATCCGCGCGCTCAACGGCGGCGCGCTCGACGACGAGCGGGTCCGCATCGTCCACGCCGACGCGTTCACCTGGCTGCGGGACAACCGCGACCGCTTCGACGTGATCCTGGCCGACATGCCCGACCCCGACGACGCCGCCACCGCCAAGCTCTACTCCGCGGAGTTCTACACCCTGGCGCGGGGCGCCCTTGCCGAGCGGGGCCGCATGGCCGTGCAGGCGGGGTCGCCCTACTTCGCGCCGGAGGCGTTCTGGAGCGTGGGCGCCGGGCTGCGCGCGGCGGGCTGGGCCGCCACCCCCTACAACGTGGACGTGCCCAGCTTCGGCAACTGGGGGTTCTTCCTGGCGGCGCCCCGGGAGCGCGGCGCGCCGGCGGTGGCGCTGCCCGAGGAGCACCCGCCGCTGCGGTTCCTCGACGCGGCCACGCTGCGCGCCGCCCAGACGTTCCCCAAGGACCGCCGCCCCACCGGTTCGGAGCCCTCCACCCTGCTGCGGCCGCGCATCCTCGACTACGAGCGCGGCGCCTGGGAGGGCTACTGA
- a CDS encoding succinate dehydrogenase/fumarate reductase iron-sulfur subunit produces the protein MTKRTFHVWRGDGGAGSLAAYEVEVNEGEVVLDVLHRLQATQAPDLAVRWNCKAGKCGSCSMEINGRPRLACMARMSTFGPDESVTVTPMRTFPVIRDLVCDVSYNYQKAREIPSFTPPPGSAPGDFRMRQADVQRMQEFRKCIECFLCQNVCHVIRDHEENKESFSGPRFLMRVAELEMHPEDTADRRAIAQDEFGLGYCNITKCCTEVCPEHIRITDNALIPLKERVADRKYDPLVWLGSKIGLRKGADTPLPPNTRATTTGPEQ, from the coding sequence ATGACCAAGCGGACGTTCCACGTGTGGCGCGGCGACGGCGGCGCGGGCTCCCTGGCGGCCTACGAGGTCGAGGTCAACGAGGGCGAGGTCGTGCTCGACGTCCTGCACCGGCTGCAGGCCACCCAGGCGCCCGACCTCGCCGTGCGCTGGAACTGCAAGGCCGGCAAGTGCGGGTCGTGCTCGATGGAGATCAACGGCCGGCCGCGGCTGGCGTGCATGGCGCGGATGTCGACGTTCGGGCCCGACGAGAGCGTCACGGTGACCCCGATGCGGACCTTCCCGGTCATCCGCGACCTGGTCTGCGACGTGTCGTACAACTACCAGAAGGCGCGCGAGATCCCCTCGTTCACGCCGCCGCCCGGCTCCGCACCGGGCGACTTCCGCATGCGGCAGGCCGACGTGCAGCGCATGCAGGAGTTCCGCAAGTGCATCGAGTGCTTCCTGTGCCAGAACGTCTGCCACGTCATCCGCGACCACGAGGAGAACAAGGAGAGCTTCTCGGGGCCGCGGTTCTTGATGCGGGTGGCCGAACTGGAGATGCACCCCGAGGACACCGCCGACCGCCGCGCGATCGCCCAGGACGAATTCGGCCTGGGCTACTGCAACATCACCAAGTGCTGCACCGAGGTGTGCCCCGAGCACATCAGGATCACCGACAACGCGCTGATCCCGCTCAAGGAGCGCGTCGCCGACCGCAAGTACGACCCGCTGGTGTGGCTGGGCAGCAAGATCGGGCTGCGCAAGGGCGCCGACACCCCGCTGCCGCCCAACACGCGCGCCACCACCACCGGTCCCGAGCAGTAG